The Myxococcaceae bacterium JPH2 genome window below encodes:
- a CDS encoding chemotaxis response regulator protein-glutamate methylesterase: MIRPLSVLVIDDSAQNRRTLTTLLESASDVRVLDRAADGEEGLRKVLELKPDVVTLDLEMPRLGGYTFLRLLMRTAPTPVIVISSYAHRSDVFKALELGAFDFIAKPARGTPESLEQLRAELLEKVRAARHVRTAARMPAPARGPVVAGEAPQVLAIGASTGGPPAVQRLLEGLTSEPSPCVLVGQHMPAHFTRAFADRLDRMGPFTVTEAREGDVVEPGHVFIAPGGRHLVVSERSGRLELHTPAPVGQDKYAPSVDRLFESVAQVLGARAVAVVLTGMGSDGAQGARAVHAAGGEVWAESEETAVVFGMPQEAIATGAVKRVLPLGEMGPALASLVRRRRGT, translated from the coding sequence ATGATCCGGCCGCTCTCCGTGCTCGTCATCGACGACTCGGCGCAGAACCGTCGCACGCTCACCACGCTGCTGGAGTCGGCCTCGGACGTGCGGGTGTTGGATCGGGCCGCGGATGGCGAGGAGGGGCTGCGCAAGGTCCTCGAGCTCAAGCCGGACGTGGTGACGTTGGACCTGGAGATGCCTCGACTGGGGGGCTACACGTTCCTGCGGCTCTTGATGCGCACGGCGCCCACGCCGGTCATCGTCATCTCCAGCTACGCGCACCGGTCGGACGTCTTCAAGGCGCTGGAGCTGGGCGCCTTCGACTTCATCGCGAAGCCCGCGCGAGGCACGCCCGAATCCTTGGAGCAGCTTCGCGCGGAGCTGCTGGAGAAGGTGCGCGCCGCTCGCCACGTGCGGACGGCCGCGCGCATGCCCGCGCCCGCTCGGGGCCCGGTGGTGGCGGGCGAGGCGCCTCAGGTGCTCGCCATCGGCGCGTCGACGGGCGGGCCTCCCGCGGTGCAGCGACTGTTGGAGGGACTGACGTCCGAGCCCTCGCCGTGCGTGCTCGTGGGCCAGCACATGCCCGCGCACTTCACGCGCGCGTTCGCGGACCGCTTGGATCGAATGGGCCCCTTCACGGTGACCGAGGCGCGCGAGGGCGACGTGGTCGAGCCCGGGCACGTCTTCATCGCGCCAGGCGGGCGGCACCTCGTGGTGTCGGAGCGCTCGGGGCGGCTGGAGCTGCACACGCCGGCGCCGGTGGGACAGGACAAGTACGCGCCCTCGGTGGACCGCTTGTTCGAGAGCGTGGCGCAGGTGCTCGGCGCTCGGGCGGTGGCGGTGGTGCTGACGGGCATGGGCTCGGATGGCGCTCAGGGCGCCCGGGCCGTGCACGCGGCGGGTGGCGAGGTCTGGGCCGAGTCCGAGGAGACAGCGGTCGTCTTCGGGATGCCGCAAGAGGCCATCGCCACGGGCGCGGTGAAGCGGGTGTTGCCGTTGGGGGAGATGGGGCCGGCCCTGGCGTCGCTGGTGCGCAGGCGGCGAGGCACCTGA
- a CDS encoding HEAT repeat domain-containing protein has product MSDVADVPSREEARYRAMQALDPLASDALESFIGGLHDESWRVRHAAAEGLQRLPEASRVATRLISVLGERGEAGARNAAAEALAGLGDAALGPLVRLLAHEDPDQRKFAADILGQLGRRGDVVESVLVRALGDGDLNVRVSAAEALGRVGGAGAARALESLLDADESLLRLAALEGLALLGQPPPLDVALALADDVSLRRSALRVLGLRPERAALERVCAGLGVASRSVLEAALGALGTQVARRDGARRDELDVLVRGALAKLPDAASRVQRALESEDVSVRAGALLAAGVLEDAALAVPVAEVAREDRLLREVLHTLGRLGPEGGRVLLRHMGELSLPARTAATEALVDLVDADSVPALESLLDWAEDDLRAVVVRALGRTSAPEAVRPLVELLGDPSLSGAAMRALVALAEPHASAVLKALDESVSRRATPAAVAVLGRVGGALALPVLRRLARDAEPAWRAAAVEAAGEVDFRAGGELARGALADEAAAVRIAAVRATGRLGGPDAAALLRPALADEDLGVRLAGVDAVGECGALERVPELEMLARHEDGALAVQAVRALARLGAAGPEVLRGAAGHADSEVVKAALAAGAGTPPGWTLAEALLGHAEWDVRAAAARVLGDVEGPGAEEALRLAQRALGAETDSLARRALLDTVERLSRR; this is encoded by the coding sequence GGCCTCCCGGGTCGCGACGCGGCTGATCTCCGTCCTGGGAGAGCGTGGCGAAGCGGGCGCACGCAATGCCGCGGCCGAGGCGCTGGCGGGCCTGGGCGACGCGGCGCTGGGGCCGCTGGTGCGCTTGCTCGCGCACGAGGACCCGGATCAGCGCAAGTTCGCGGCGGACATCCTGGGGCAGCTCGGGCGGCGGGGCGACGTGGTGGAGTCCGTGCTCGTGCGAGCCCTGGGCGATGGGGACCTCAACGTGCGCGTGTCCGCCGCCGAAGCGCTGGGGCGCGTGGGGGGCGCGGGCGCGGCGCGGGCGCTGGAGTCCCTCCTGGACGCCGATGAGTCGCTGCTCCGGCTGGCGGCGCTGGAGGGCCTGGCGCTGCTGGGCCAGCCGCCGCCGCTGGACGTGGCGCTGGCGCTGGCGGACGACGTGAGCCTGCGGCGCAGCGCCCTGCGCGTGCTGGGGCTGAGGCCCGAGCGCGCGGCCCTGGAGCGCGTCTGCGCGGGGCTGGGGGTGGCGTCTCGCTCGGTGCTCGAGGCGGCCCTGGGCGCGCTGGGGACGCAGGTGGCGCGGCGTGACGGAGCCCGGCGCGACGAGCTGGATGTGCTCGTGCGAGGTGCGCTGGCGAAGCTGCCCGACGCAGCCTCGCGCGTGCAGCGGGCGCTGGAGTCGGAGGACGTGTCGGTGCGGGCAGGCGCGTTGCTCGCCGCGGGCGTGCTGGAGGACGCGGCGCTCGCGGTGCCCGTGGCGGAGGTGGCGCGAGAGGATCGGCTGCTGCGCGAGGTGCTTCACACGCTGGGGCGACTGGGGCCCGAGGGCGGACGGGTCCTGCTGCGGCACATGGGTGAGCTGTCCCTGCCTGCGCGCACGGCGGCGACCGAGGCGCTGGTGGACCTGGTGGATGCCGACTCCGTGCCGGCGCTGGAGTCGCTGCTCGACTGGGCCGAGGACGATCTGCGCGCCGTGGTGGTTCGGGCGCTCGGGCGCACGAGCGCTCCCGAGGCGGTGCGTCCGCTGGTCGAACTGCTCGGAGACCCATCACTGTCGGGCGCGGCGATGCGCGCGTTGGTCGCGCTGGCCGAGCCCCATGCGAGCGCGGTGCTGAAGGCGCTGGATGAGTCCGTGTCTCGACGCGCGACGCCCGCGGCGGTGGCGGTGCTCGGTCGGGTCGGGGGAGCGCTCGCGCTGCCGGTGCTGCGGCGCCTGGCTCGGGATGCGGAGCCCGCGTGGCGCGCGGCGGCGGTGGAGGCCGCGGGCGAGGTGGACTTCCGCGCGGGCGGCGAGCTGGCGCGTGGCGCGCTCGCGGACGAGGCCGCGGCGGTTCGCATCGCGGCGGTGCGCGCCACGGGACGTCTGGGCGGGCCGGACGCGGCCGCGCTGCTGCGCCCCGCGCTCGCGGATGAGGACCTGGGCGTGCGGCTGGCGGGCGTGGACGCGGTGGGCGAGTGTGGCGCGCTGGAGCGGGTGCCGGAGCTGGAGATGCTCGCGCGTCACGAGGACGGCGCGCTGGCGGTGCAGGCCGTGCGCGCGCTCGCGAGGCTGGGCGCGGCGGGGCCGGAGGTGCTCCGAGGCGCGGCGGGCCATGCGGACTCGGAGGTGGTCAAGGCCGCGCTGGCGGCGGGCGCGGGGACGCCACCGGGATGGACGTTGGCCGAAGCGCTGTTGGGCCATGCCGAGTGGGATGTTCGCGCGGCGGCGGCGCGGGTACTGGGGGACGTGGAGGGGCCTGGAGCCGAAGAGGCCCTGCGGCTGGCGCAGCGAGCGTTGGGCGCCGAGACGGACAGCCTGGCGCGGCGGGCGCTCCTGGACACGGTGGAGCGCCTGTCGCGGCGATAG
- a CDS encoding ABC transporter ATP-binding protein: METVLDVQGLAKTYGAVRAVEGLTFRVAPGEVLGLVGPNGAGKTSTLRCLAGILPPSTGRVRVAGFDLAMMSVEAKRELAFLPDEPRFFEYLTVWEHLNFTARLYGVEDWEARARGLLEEMELGGRERALPGELSRGMKQKLSIACGFLHSPRLILLDEPLTGLDPLGIRRMKASLRRRAEQGSALVLSSHLLPLVEELCHRILVIAKGQVVALGTLAEIRERLSGPGGANTSLEDLFVRITGGDLDHARTELGGP; the protein is encoded by the coding sequence ATGGAAACCGTCCTGGACGTGCAAGGGCTGGCGAAGACGTATGGCGCGGTGCGGGCGGTGGAGGGGCTGACCTTTCGGGTGGCGCCCGGTGAGGTGCTGGGCTTGGTGGGGCCCAACGGCGCGGGGAAGACCTCCACGCTGCGCTGCCTCGCGGGAATCCTGCCGCCCTCGACCGGGCGCGTGCGCGTGGCGGGCTTTGACCTCGCGATGATGTCGGTGGAGGCGAAGCGAGAGCTGGCCTTCCTGCCGGATGAACCGCGCTTCTTCGAGTACCTCACGGTGTGGGAGCACCTCAACTTCACGGCACGGCTCTACGGCGTGGAGGACTGGGAGGCTCGGGCGCGCGGGCTGCTGGAGGAGATGGAGCTGGGGGGCCGCGAGCGTGCACTGCCTGGAGAGCTGTCCCGCGGCATGAAGCAGAAGCTGTCCATCGCGTGCGGCTTCCTGCACTCGCCTCGGCTCATCCTCCTGGACGAGCCGCTCACGGGGTTGGATCCGCTGGGCATCCGCCGGATGAAGGCATCGCTGCGGCGCAGGGCGGAGCAGGGCTCGGCGCTGGTGCTGTCGTCGCACTTGCTCCCGCTGGTGGAGGAGCTGTGCCACCGCATCCTCGTCATCGCCAAGGGACAGGTGGTGGCGCTGGGCACGCTCGCGGAGATCCGGGAGCGATTGAGCGGACCTGGGGGCGCGAACACCTCGCTCGAAGACTTGTTCGTGCGCATCACGGGGGGCGATTTGGACCACGCGCGGACGGAGCTTGGCGGACCGTGA
- the asnS gene encoding asparagine--tRNA ligase, whose translation MQVVSVKRALSGSVEAGTKVEVRGWVRTRRDSKAGISFVNVSDGSCFDPIQVVAPNSLPNYADKILHLTAGSSVICRGTLVASQGKGQAFEIQADEVQVLGLVDDPDTYPIQPKQHSLEFLREVAHLRVRTNTFGAITRVRNSAAQAVHRFFHEEGFCWVNTPIITASDAEGAGQMFRVSTLDAMNPPRTPEGKVDWHQDFFGREAYLTVSGQLNVEAYCLAMSKVYTFGPTFRAENSNTTRHLAEFWMIEPEIAFANLHDDADLAERFLKYVFKAVLNECGPDMKFFEERQQKGVIERLEKFIQSSFERIDYTDAIEILKKAKKKFEYVPEWGKDLQTEHERYLAEEHVGRPVVVMNYPEQIKAFYMRINEDGKTVAAMDVLAPGIGEIIGGSQREERLDVLDQRMKRFGLDPSHYQWYRDLRRYGTVPHAGFGLGFERLIVYMCGLQNIRDAIPYPRVPGWAQF comes from the coding sequence ATGCAGGTGGTCAGTGTGAAGAGGGCCCTGTCGGGCTCGGTCGAGGCGGGGACGAAGGTGGAGGTGCGCGGTTGGGTGCGCACGCGTCGCGACTCGAAGGCCGGCATCAGCTTCGTCAACGTCAGCGATGGGTCGTGCTTCGACCCCATCCAGGTGGTCGCGCCCAATTCGCTGCCCAACTACGCCGACAAGATCCTTCACCTCACCGCGGGCAGCTCGGTCATCTGCCGCGGCACGCTGGTCGCGTCGCAGGGCAAGGGCCAGGCCTTCGAGATCCAGGCGGACGAGGTCCAGGTGCTGGGGCTCGTGGATGATCCGGACACGTACCCCATCCAGCCGAAGCAGCACTCGCTGGAGTTCCTCCGCGAGGTGGCGCACCTGCGCGTGCGCACCAACACCTTCGGCGCCATCACCCGCGTTCGCAACAGCGCGGCGCAGGCGGTGCACCGCTTCTTCCACGAGGAGGGCTTCTGTTGGGTGAACACGCCCATCATCACCGCCAGCGACGCCGAGGGCGCCGGGCAGATGTTCCGCGTGTCCACGCTGGACGCCATGAACCCGCCGCGCACGCCGGAGGGCAAGGTCGACTGGCACCAGGACTTCTTCGGCCGTGAGGCGTACCTCACCGTGTCCGGCCAGCTGAACGTCGAGGCGTACTGCCTCGCCATGTCCAAGGTCTACACGTTCGGCCCCACGTTCCGCGCGGAGAACTCGAACACCACGCGGCACCTGGCCGAGTTCTGGATGATCGAGCCGGAGATCGCCTTCGCGAACCTCCACGACGACGCGGACCTGGCCGAGCGCTTCCTCAAGTACGTCTTCAAGGCCGTGCTCAACGAGTGCGGGCCCGACATGAAGTTCTTCGAGGAGCGTCAGCAGAAGGGCGTCATCGAGCGGCTGGAGAAGTTCATCCAGTCCAGCTTCGAGCGCATCGACTACACGGACGCCATCGAGATCCTCAAGAAGGCCAAGAAGAAGTTCGAGTACGTGCCCGAGTGGGGCAAGGACCTGCAGACCGAGCACGAGCGCTACCTCGCCGAGGAGCACGTGGGCCGGCCCGTGGTGGTGATGAACTACCCGGAGCAGATCAAGGCCTTCTACATGCGCATCAACGAGGACGGGAAGACCGTCGCCGCGATGGACGTGCTCGCCCCCGGCATTGGCGAGATCATCGGCGGCAGCCAGCGCGAGGAGCGCCTGGACGTGCTCGACCAGCGCATGAAGCGCTTCGGCTTGGACCCCTCGCATTACCAGTGGTACCGCGACCTGCGCCGCTACGGCACGGTGCCACACGCGGGCTTCGGGCTCGGGTTCGAGCGCCTCATCGTCTACATGTGCGGCCTGCAGAACATCCGCGACGCCATCCCCTACCCGCGCGTGCCGGGCTGGGCGCAGTTCTGA
- a CDS encoding response regulator: protein MSQQIRALVVDDSQAMRRSIMYALQRLGGVTCIEAQDGAEGLKKLTTQGRFDLVLTDINMPLMDGLKLISHIRQATDHRTVPIVVITTEAAAVDRQRAMVLGASAYLVKPVQAKVVVDTVKELLNLE, encoded by the coding sequence ATGTCGCAGCAGATCCGCGCGCTGGTGGTGGATGACTCGCAAGCCATGCGGCGCAGCATCATGTACGCACTCCAGCGTCTCGGCGGGGTCACCTGCATCGAGGCGCAGGACGGCGCCGAGGGCCTGAAGAAGCTCACCACGCAGGGGCGCTTCGACCTGGTGCTGACGGACATCAACATGCCGTTGATGGACGGGTTGAAGTTGATCAGCCACATCCGGCAGGCGACCGACCACCGCACCGTGCCCATCGTCGTCATCACCACCGAGGCCGCTGCGGTGGATCGCCAGCGCGCGATGGTGTTGGGCGCGAGCGCGTATCTGGTGAAACCCGTGCAGGCCAAGGTGGTGGTGGATACGGTGAAGGAACTGCTGAACCTCGAATGA
- a CDS encoding ABC transporter permease — translation MSLHGAVFFVWLRSGRNRVLRQLQRLKRPRYLVGALVGLAYLYSLVGRTLLFREGAGSAPPGVRLFAELSLVVSVWGTLFSAWALGADRPSLTFTETEVQQLFPAPVTRGALLHYKLARSVMGTAAGALAATLFVGRWVSSTPGLFFLGACLSLTTLSLHGTAASFMRTRFAARGGWAVFARWAVLALVLAGVGWVVLDALRTHPLPSGIGSARQGRQWLLSFLDAPGPRAVLWPGRLLVGPALAKSTDDFLAALPPVLLLLVAHYVWVLWAQTPFEESALVRAEARERERAVRAPGRGAAMGGIRVGRQPFTLRARGRPEVALIWKNLIARKRMGGGLIWLLITVVLGGTLAALLGDPTVLEDSRRVVSPLCLTLAVVMAVVGPSAFRMDLRMDLPKLELLRVMPLAGWQVVGAELAASALTLGAFQVALLAGALLVGREEDLGFEGAWVPALLGLMAFLPALSLAGLFVQNAAVVLLPSWVPVGMERARGIEALGQRLLTLAGTLVVTLVGLVPAAFVALVVGYPLFDRFGAWAFFVAGLVAAAVLAGEVSLGTRWLGGVFEALDLADEQTE, via the coding sequence GTGAGTCTGCACGGCGCGGTGTTTTTCGTGTGGCTGCGCTCGGGGCGCAATCGCGTCCTGCGTCAGCTCCAGCGGCTGAAGCGCCCGCGCTATCTCGTGGGCGCGCTGGTGGGGCTCGCCTATCTGTACTCCCTCGTGGGGCGCACGCTGCTGTTCCGCGAGGGGGCAGGGAGCGCACCTCCGGGCGTGCGGCTCTTCGCTGAGCTGTCCTTGGTGGTGTCGGTGTGGGGGACGCTGTTCAGCGCCTGGGCGCTGGGCGCGGATCGCCCCTCGCTGACGTTCACGGAGACCGAGGTGCAGCAGTTGTTTCCGGCGCCCGTCACGCGTGGCGCCTTGCTGCACTACAAGCTCGCGAGGAGCGTCATGGGCACCGCCGCGGGCGCGCTGGCGGCGACACTCTTCGTCGGGCGATGGGTCAGCTCCACTCCAGGGCTCTTCTTCCTGGGCGCATGTCTGTCTTTGACGACGCTGTCGCTACATGGCACCGCGGCTTCGTTCATGCGCACGCGGTTCGCGGCGCGCGGTGGATGGGCCGTGTTCGCGAGATGGGCCGTGCTGGCCTTGGTGCTCGCGGGCGTGGGATGGGTGGTCCTGGACGCGCTGCGAACGCATCCGCTGCCTTCGGGCATTGGGTCGGCGCGGCAGGGACGCCAGTGGCTGCTGTCCTTCCTCGACGCTCCGGGCCCGCGCGCGGTGCTGTGGCCGGGGCGTTTGTTGGTGGGCCCGGCCCTGGCCAAGAGCACCGATGACTTCCTTGCCGCGCTCCCGCCCGTGCTCTTGCTCCTGGTGGCGCATTACGTCTGGGTGTTGTGGGCGCAGACGCCCTTCGAGGAGTCCGCGCTCGTCCGCGCCGAGGCCCGCGAGCGGGAGCGGGCCGTGCGAGCCCCGGGGCGTGGTGCCGCGATGGGAGGCATTCGCGTGGGGCGCCAGCCGTTCACGCTGAGGGCGCGCGGCCGGCCGGAAGTGGCGCTGATCTGGAAGAACCTCATCGCCCGCAAGCGGATGGGCGGAGGGCTGATCTGGCTGCTCATCACCGTGGTGCTCGGCGGGACGCTGGCGGCGCTGTTGGGAGATCCGACGGTGCTGGAGGACTCGCGGCGGGTCGTGAGCCCGCTGTGTCTCACGCTGGCGGTGGTGATGGCGGTGGTGGGCCCGAGCGCGTTCCGGATGGATCTCCGCATGGACCTGCCGAAGCTGGAGCTGCTGCGAGTGATGCCGCTGGCGGGCTGGCAGGTGGTGGGCGCGGAGCTGGCGGCCTCCGCGCTGACGCTGGGCGCGTTCCAGGTGGCGCTGTTGGCGGGAGCGCTGCTCGTGGGCCGTGAGGAAGACCTGGGCTTCGAGGGCGCATGGGTGCCCGCGCTGCTCGGGCTGATGGCGTTCTTACCCGCGCTCTCGCTGGCGGGCTTGTTCGTGCAGAATGCGGCGGTGGTGCTGCTGCCCTCGTGGGTGCCCGTGGGCATGGAGCGCGCGCGCGGCATCGAGGCGCTGGGGCAGCGGTTGCTGACCTTGGCGGGGACGCTCGTCGTGACGTTGGTGGGGCTGGTCCCCGCGGCCTTCGTGGCGCTGGTGGTGGGCTACCCGCTGTTCGACCGGTTCGGCGCGTGGGCCTTCTTCGTCGCGGGACTCGTGGCGGCGGCTGTCCTCGCGGGCGAGGTCTCGTTGGGCACTCGCTGGCTCGGAGGAGTCTTCGAGGCGCTCGACCTCGCGGATGAGCAGACGGAGTAG
- a CDS encoding protein-glutamate O-methyltransferase CheR: MARFDESRPEMTVEQFRLLRDHVYSHCGILVHDDMKFVMERRLWPRLEALGLADFGAYHRFLRYDVQRHAELEAAVESLTTHETYFFREPVQLRAFTDELFPLLEKRNGRLKRLRLWSAGCSSGEEAYTLAMLLKESRRFDEWDVEVYGTDISRRVLATARRAEYGPSALRATAPEMLERYFVPLPGNRVRVRDDVRAWVSFGHQNLLDEASSHLVARMDVVFCRNVMIYFDQSARRRVLRIIRDRLNPGGYLLLGHSENLLNLGADFELVHLRGDLVYRKPELPGGEVR; the protein is encoded by the coding sequence GTGGCACGCTTCGATGAGAGTCGGCCAGAGATGACGGTGGAGCAGTTCCGCCTGCTGCGTGACCACGTCTACTCGCACTGCGGCATCCTGGTTCATGACGACATGAAGTTCGTGATGGAGCGCCGGCTGTGGCCTCGCTTGGAGGCGCTGGGCCTGGCGGACTTCGGCGCCTACCACCGCTTCCTGCGCTACGACGTCCAGCGCCACGCGGAGCTGGAGGCCGCCGTCGAGTCGCTCACCACGCACGAGACGTACTTCTTCCGCGAGCCCGTTCAGCTCCGAGCCTTCACCGACGAGCTGTTCCCCCTGCTGGAGAAGCGGAACGGACGGTTGAAGCGGCTGCGCCTGTGGTCGGCGGGATGTTCGTCCGGCGAAGAGGCCTACACGCTGGCCATGCTGCTCAAGGAGAGCCGGCGCTTCGACGAGTGGGACGTGGAAGTGTACGGGACGGATATCTCCAGGCGTGTGCTGGCCACGGCCCGGCGAGCGGAGTACGGGCCGAGCGCGCTCCGGGCCACGGCGCCGGAGATGCTGGAGCGCTACTTCGTGCCGCTGCCGGGCAACCGCGTTCGCGTGCGCGACGACGTGCGGGCGTGGGTGAGCTTCGGACACCAGAACCTGCTGGACGAGGCCAGCAGCCATCTCGTCGCCCGGATGGACGTCGTCTTCTGCCGCAACGTGATGATCTACTTTGATCAATCCGCGCGGCGCCGCGTGCTGCGCATCATCCGCGACCGGCTCAACCCGGGCGGCTACCTGCTGCTGGGCCACTCGGAGAACCTGCTCAACCTGGGCGCGGACTTCGAACTGGTGCACCTGCGCGGGGACCTCGTCTACCGCAAGCCCGAGCTGCCGGGTGGAGAGGTGCGCTGA
- a CDS encoding NAD(P)-dependent oxidoreductase encodes MKVGFIGLGNMGSAMARNLIAAGHSLAVWNRTPAKAEPLKQAGATVAATPADAAREAEVVISMVADDAAAETATLGLAGIHAGLARGAVHVSSSTISVALARKLAQVHAGSGQGYVAAPVFGRPAAAESKQLWVLAAGPSPHVERVRPLLSALGRGVTELGEEASAANVVKLSGNFLIASMLEALSESFALVRKSGVEPARFLEVFHAVFARSPVFEGYATAVAKEQYSPAGFALRLGLKDVSLVLDAARAAEVPMPLASLIRDNFLGGLAQGMGALDWSALGAIAAQRAGLEPPAK; translated from the coding sequence ATGAAGGTCGGCTTCATCGGGTTGGGAAACATGGGCTCGGCGATGGCGCGCAATCTGATCGCCGCTGGACACTCCCTCGCGGTGTGGAACCGGACGCCCGCGAAGGCCGAGCCCCTGAAGCAAGCGGGCGCGACAGTGGCCGCCACGCCCGCCGATGCCGCGCGGGAGGCCGAGGTCGTCATCAGCATGGTCGCGGACGATGCGGCCGCCGAGACCGCCACGTTGGGACTGGCGGGCATCCATGCGGGGCTCGCGCGGGGCGCGGTGCATGTCTCGTCGAGCACCATCTCGGTGGCGCTCGCGCGGAAGCTGGCCCAGGTGCACGCGGGCTCGGGCCAGGGCTATGTGGCCGCGCCCGTCTTCGGACGTCCCGCCGCCGCTGAATCGAAACAGCTCTGGGTCCTCGCGGCCGGGCCCTCGCCGCATGTGGAGCGCGTGCGCCCGTTGCTCTCGGCTTTGGGGCGTGGCGTGACGGAGCTGGGCGAGGAGGCCTCGGCGGCCAACGTCGTGAAGCTGTCCGGGAACTTCCTCATCGCGTCGATGCTGGAGGCCCTGTCGGAGTCCTTCGCGCTGGTGCGCAAGTCCGGAGTGGAGCCGGCCCGCTTCCTGGAGGTGTTCCATGCCGTCTTCGCGCGCTCGCCTGTGTTCGAGGGCTACGCGACAGCCGTCGCCAAGGAGCAGTACTCGCCCGCTGGCTTCGCGCTGCGCCTGGGATTGAAGGACGTGTCGCTGGTGCTGGACGCGGCGCGCGCCGCGGAGGTCCCCATGCCCCTGGCCAGCCTCATCCGAGACAACTTTCTCGGCGGGCTGGCGCAGGGAATGGGTGCGTTGGACTGGTCGGCCTTGGGCGCCATCGCCGCGCAGCGAGCGGGGCTTGAGCCACCTGCGAAGTAG